From Pyrenophora tritici-repentis strain M4 chromosome 1, whole genome shotgun sequence, the proteins below share one genomic window:
- a CDS encoding ankyrin repeat and IBR domain containing protein 1 → MRSRIEPPRSVIRRNLTSTTTPSTTAHKRKADEADNYLSPAEEPPLKKKLPLPSANKLPDTPATKTADKMDSDDEFNSSMSGDEFDDQDSDMGLEEDSDFDMDQDDVGFETQDKDIKPVKQAYEVEFKVFDPAQIQSQQDKQIDEVSSILGQPPEAAAILLRHSRWNKERLIDQYMERMEQVLETAGLGQDSTTNPPKLEKVPGFVCDICCDDDINMQTFAMKCGHRFCLDCYRQYLGTKIQDEGEAARIRCPGEGCTRIVDSKSLDLLVTEELHDRYHTLLTRTYVDDKENLKWCPAPDCKYAVECGVKSKDLSRIVPTVHCECGHDFCFGCTLNNHQPAPCSLVKKWVKKCEDDSETANWISANTKECPNCNSTIEKNGGCNHMTCRKCRNEFCWMCMGKWSEHGTSWYNCNRFEEKSGSEARDAQAKSRQSLERYLHYYNRFANHEQSAKLDKDLYLKTEKKMQQLQNSSGMSWIEVQFLDQASHALQQCRQVLKWTYAFAYYLARNNLTEIFEDNQKDLEMAVENLSEMFEKPIDQLKDLKVDILDKTSYCTKRRIILLNDTAENLKRGNWKFNVDLV, encoded by the exons ATGAGGTCCCGCATCGAG CCTCCGCGTTCCGTCATCAGGCGGAACTTGACCTCCACCACGACGCCTTCTACTACCGCTCACAAGCGGAAGGCAGACGAGGCAGACAACTACCTCAGTCCTGCAGAAGAGCCACCGCTGAAGAAGAAGTTGCCGCTGCCTTCTGCGAACAAACTCCCCGACACCCCCGCCACCAAGACCGCCGACAAGATGGATTCCGACGACGAGTTCAACAGCTCCATGAGCGGCGATGAATTTGACGACCAGGACAGCGATATGGGTCTGGAAGAGG ACTCCGACTTTGACATGGACCAAGACGATGTGGGCTTCGAAACACAGGACAAGGACATCAAGCCTGTCAAGCAGGCCTACGAGGTGGAATTCAAAGTCTTCGACCCCGCACAAATTCAGTCACAACAGGACAAGCAAATCGACGAGGTGTCGAGCATCCTCGGCCAACCGCCCGAAGCCGCCGCAATACTTCTTCGCCACTCGCGATGGAATAAGGAACGTTTGATCGATCAATACATGGAGCGGATGGAACAGGTCTTGGAGACAGCTGGACTAGGTCAGGACTCTACAACCAACCCACCAAAACTCGAAAAGGTCCCCGGCTTTGTCTGCGACATATGCTGCGACGACGACATCAACATGCAGACCTTTGCCATGAAGTGCGGGCACCGCTTCTGCCTGGATTGCTACAGACAGTATCTCGGCACCAAGATTCAGGACGAAGGAGAAGCGGCCAGGATACGTTGTCCTGGAGAAGGCTGCACACGCATAGTAGACTCCAAATCGCTAGACCTGCTTGTTACGGAAGAGCTACACGATAG ATATCATACCCTCCTCACCCGGACCTACGTCGACGACAAAGAAAACCTCAAATGGTGCCCGGCACCCGATTGTAAATACGCCGTAGAATGTGGAGTGAAGAGCAAGGATCTCTCAAGAATTGTACCCACGGTACACTGCGAGTGTGGTCACGACTTTTGTTTTGGATGCACATTGAACAACCACCAGCCGGCGCCATGTTCTCTAGTCAAGAAGTGGGTCAAGAAATGCGAGGATGACTCGGAGACCGCCAACTGGATATCGGCCAACACTAAGGAATGCCCGAACTGCAACTCCACCATCGAGAAGAACGGAGGCTGCAACCACATGACATGCAGGAAGTGCCGTAACGAGTTCTGCTGGATGTGTATGGGCAAGTGGTCGGAACACGGCACGAGCTGGTACAACTGCAACCGATTTGAGGAGAAGAGTGGATCCGAGGCGCGCGATGCACAGGCCAAGTCACGGCAGTCGCTCGAACGATATCTTCATTACTACAACCGCTTCGCAAACCACGAACAATCGGCCAAGTTAGACAAGGACCTATACCTGAAGACGGAAAAGAAGATGCAGCAGCTACAAAATTCCTCGGGCATGTCGTGGATCGAAGTACAATTTCTGGACCAGGCCTCACATGCCCTCCAACAATGTCGACAGGTACTTAAGTGGACCTACGCATTTGCATACTACCTCGCCCGCAACAACCTCACCGAGATCTTTGAGGACAACCAAAAGGATCTCGAGATGGCGGTGGAGAATCTTAGTGAAATGTTCGAGAAGCCTATCGATCAGCTGAAGGACCTGAAAGTGGACATCCTCGACAAGACATCATACTGCACAAAGAGGAGAATTATTCTCCTCAACGACACTGCGGAAAATTTGAAGCGAG GTAACTGGAAGTTCAATGTGGATCTGGTGTAG
- a CDS encoding GCD1, Nucleoside-diphosphate-sugar pyrophosphorylase, producing MPPKATKGQQKGKSGEEERDEPLQAVILADPFETRFSPFTLERPRCLLPLANTPLIEYTFEFLANAGVEEVFVYCGAHREQVEEYIKKSRWSAKSSPFSRLELIQSTSHSIGDAMRDLDSRGLLVGDFLLVYGDVVSNLPLESALAAHRARRVKDKNAIMTMVLREAGANHRTKAQGTSPVFVIDPQKDRCLHFEQMPNRDQTHYLSIDPELLSTHQELEVRQDLIDCGIDICTPDVLALWSDNFDFQAPRKGFLHSVLKDYELNGKTFHTHIIADHYAARVRNLHAYDAVSKDIISRWAYPLCPDSNLVQGQSYRLQKGNTYKEEGVILARDCIIGPKAVIGRGTSIGEKSVVTNSIIGRHCQIGRNVKIDGAYIWDYASIGDGSTVSKSVIANEAAIGRKCTIEAGALISYGVSIGEGMTIQGDHRITRAKRRREQGEEVVRGDSNPAIVGPKGDGFEFHDSDEEDEDELVDGLVTGAPLYNFSNESISTLNSESEADEFDIERHDRSAASSFLSVGSADSQHAANFDHDASTSIYDSLVEGHESANIQLELTALRMSTNASDHQVRRAVVSSFVKRVTQLTKSGEPIKSAVAQVFGQHKELIDRSIFDKNDDSKVDQVDFMLLLQADLSHKDNGDAILLSAATKLVELDSIEEDGMIQWWDDEKSTENAEMEKVREKTKSLIDFLQQESEDESEEESEEEDD from the exons ATGCCTCCCAAAGCCACAAAAGGCCAGCAAAAGGGCAAGTCGGGCGAGGAGGAGCGCGACGAGCCGCTGCAGGCTGTG ATACTCGCGGATCCCTTTGAGACACGCTTCAGTCCCTTCACGCTCGAGCGACCGAGA TGTCTTCTGCCCCTCGCGAATACCCCGCTCATCGAGTACACGTTCGAATTTCTCGCCAACGCCGGTGTCGAAGAGGTCTTTGTCTACTGCGGCGCACACAGGGAGCAGGTTGAGGAATATATAAAGAAGTCTAGATGGTCAGCCAAGTCGTCGCCGTTTTCGAGGTTGGAGCTCATCCAGTCGACCTCACACTCCATTGGCGATGCGATGCGTGATCTAGACAGCAGGGGCCTGCTAGTTGGCGACTTCCTACTGGTCTATGGCGATGTGGTCAGTAACTTGCCGTTAGAGTCTGCACTTGCAGCGCATAGGGCGCGGAGGGTGAAGGACAAGAATGCCATCATGACCATGGTGCTGCGTGAGGCAGGCGCGAACCACAGGACCAAGGCTCAGGGTACAAGCCCAGTCTTTGTAATCGACCCACAAAAAGACAGATGTCTACACTTTGAACAGATGCCGAACCGCGACCAGACGCACTACCTCTCCATCGATCCCGAGTTGCTGTCGACCCACCAAGAGCTCGAGGTGCGCCAGGACCTTATCGACTGCGGCATCGACATTTGCACACCCGACGTACTAGCGTTATGGAGCGACAACTTCGATTTCCAGGCGCCCCGAAAAGGCTTCCTACACAGCGTGCTGAAGGACTACGAACTAAATGGCAAGACTTTCCACACACACATCATTGCGGACCACTACGCGGCAAGAGTACGGAATCTCCACGCATACGACGCCGTCAGCAAGGACATCATCTCGCGATGGGCATATCCATTGTGCCCGGACAGTAACCTGGTCCAGGGACAGTCGTACCGGCTGCAAAAGGGCAATACGTACAAAGAGGAGGGTGTCATTCTTGCGCGCGACTGTATCATCGGGCCCAAAGCAGTCATCGGGCGAGGGACCAGCATTGGCGAGAAGAGTGTCGTAACAAACAGCATCATCGGAAGGCATTGCCAGATTGGTCGCAACGTCAAGATTGACGGGGCATACATCTGGGATTATGCCAGTATAGGCGATGGTAGCACTGTGAGCAAATCCGTCATCGCAAACGAAGCAGCCATCGGACGAAAGTGCACAATCGAAGCTGGTGCGCTGATATCGTACGGTGTCAGCATCGGCGAAGGGATGACGATACAAGGCGATCATAGGATCACAAGAGCAAAGCGGAGACGGGAGCAAGGTGAAGAAGTCGTTAGGGGCGACTCGAATCCTGCCATAGTTGGTCCCAAGGGCGACGGCTTTGAATTCCACGACTCggacgaggaggatgaagacgagCTCGTTGACGGCCTTGTCACCGGAGCGCCTC TGTACAACTTTTCAAACGAGTCAATTTCTACCCTCAATTCGGAGTCGGAAGCGGATGAGTTCGATATAGAACGACATGACAGATCAGCAGCGAGCAGTTTCCTCTCCGTTGGCTCCGCAGACAGTCAGCACGCGGCAAACTTTGATCACGACGCGTCGACCAGTATCTACGATTCGCTAGTCGAAGGCCACGAATCGGCAAACATTCAGCTAGAACTCACAGCGCTCCGCATGAGTACCAACGCCTCTGACCATCAGGTCCGGCGTGCGGTTGTTTCTTCCTTTGTCAAGCGCGTCACACAGCTGACAAAGTCCGGGGAGCCTATCAAGAGCGCTGTTGCGCAGGTGTTTGGCCAGCACAAGGAACTCATCGATCGGTCCATCTTTGACAAGAATGATGATAGCAAGGTCGACCAGGTTGACTTTATGCTATTGCTGCAAGCAGATCTGAGTCACAAGGACAATGGCGATGCCATTTTACTGAGCGCAGCGACCAAGCTTGTGGAGTTGGACTCTATCGAGGAGGATGGCATGATTCAGTGGTGGGATGATGAAAAGAGTACGGAGAACGCGGAGATGGAGAAGGTGAGGGAGAAGACCAAGTCGCTGATTGACTTTTTGCAGCAGGAGAGTGAGGACGAAAGCGAGGAAGAGAGTGAAGAGGAAGATGATTAG
- a CDS encoding HSF1, Heat shock transcription factor has protein sequence MDPNQAGGGGSNNSSDFVRKLYKMLENPSDESVVRWGNDGDSFVVLENEKFTKHILPKHFKHSNFASFVRQLNKYDFHKVRHNNEENGQSPYGPGAWEFKHPDFKMNNKDALDNIRRKAPAPRKPNQASNEEFAPSQQMDMVSGQLMATQAQLHQLEGRYNELSIHHSMLLQEVIGLQKTVVNHEHVMQQIMTFLHGVDATQRRNSKLIFGNATSESQNGGIETTQATDDDNPASPLQHASKLLSETNADAMLNPRNLEHMNEITMRMNGTLTTPPPDFAARAAVRPTSRGPPSATSTGSMRLENLDNLVYPVGSSNGIDPMYSEHINNIPYAAPPKAVDPAEPKFQEGRKKSTIPDPGWIRPPQILLVEDDPTCRRIGSKFLYAFHCSIDSALDGLEAVNKMNNGSKYDLVLMDIIMPNLDGVSACHLIRQFDTTPIVAMTSNIRSDDISMYFQHGMNDVLPKPFTKEGLLHMLEKHLVHLKKPSAQGDGTMVAPQPVQIARQPFLKEEDSPAKSPQAVSNWNSPNQMPGVSPVGTTVPDDFAQAMRGQPVQHPSAYGVSALQSNMGYSSSPHMQMPQQAQLPPAHRRQVSEISGGDDLNNPAKRQQMYPPQMQQPMGSMQPRPR, from the exons ATGGACCCCAACCAAGCTGGCGGAGGCGGGTCCAACAACTCGAGCGACTTTGTGCGCAAGCTTTACAA GATGTTGGAGAACCCGAGCGACGAGAGTGTGGTCCGGTGGGGGAATGATGGCGACAGCTTCGTCGTCCTAGAA AACGAAAAATTCACAAAACATATACTTCCCAAGCACTTCAAACACAGCAATTTTGCTAGCTTTGTCCGCCAACTCAATAAATACGATTTCCACAAAGTCCGTCACAACAACGAAGAGAATGGCCAGTCGCCTTATGGACCCGGG GCCTGGGAATTTAAACACCCCGATTTTAAAATGAACAACAAGGATGCGCTCGATAATATCCGACGAAAGGCGCCAGCGCCTCGAAAACCGAACCAGGCGTCCAATGAAGAGTTCGCGCCGTCTCAACAGATGGATATGGTTAGCGGACAGCTCATGGCAACCCAAGCCCAATTACATCAGCTCGAGGGTCGCTACAATGAACTGAGTATCCATCACTCCATGCTCTTGCAGGAAGTAATTGGGTTGCAAAAGACCGTGGTCAATCACGAGCATGTCATGCAACAAATAATGACGTTTTTGCACGGGGTTGACGCGACCCAGAGAAGGAACAGCAAACTCATCTTCGGAAACGCCACTTCTGAATCCCAGAACGGAGGCATTGAGACCACCCAGGCGACCGATGATGACAACCCAGCCTCGCCCTTGCAGCATGCTTCCAAGCTCCTTAGTGAGACAAACGCCGACGCCATGCTGAACCCTCGCAACTTGGAGCATATGAACGAGATCACCATGAGGATGAACGGCACATTGACAACACCACCCCCGGATTTTGCGGCTCGTGCGGCGGTACGACCTACAAGTCGTGGCCCGCCATCAGCAACTTCAACAGGATCGATGCGTTTAGAAAATCTCGATAACCTTGTGTATCCGGTTGGTTCGTCAAATGGCATTGACCCTATGTATAGTGAGCACATTAACAACATTCCATACGCAGCTCCACCAAAAGCCGTAGACCCAGCCGAGCCAAAATTCCAAGAAGGGAGGAAGAAGAGCACGATTCCCGACCCAGGCTGGATTCGCCCCCCACAGATCTTGCTTGTCGAAGACGACCCTACGTGCCGTCGTATCGGAAGCAAGTTCTTGTATGCCTTCCACTGCTCGATTGATAGTGCG CTCGATGGTCTAGAGGCAGTCAACAAGATGAACAACGGTTCAAAGTACGACTTGGTTCTGATGGATATCATCATGCCGAACCTTGATGGTGTTTCGGCATGCCATTTGATCCGACAATTCGATACAACACCGATTGTCGCCATGACTTCGAACATTCGAAGTGACGACATCTCCATGTACTTCCAACACG GCATGAACGATGTTCTTCCCAAGCCATTCACCAAGGAAGGTCTCTTGCACATGCTGGAGAAGCACCTTGTCCACCTCAAGAAGCCGTCGGCCCAAGGCGATGGCACCATGGTAGCACCACAGCCTGTACAGATAGCACGACAGCCCTTTCTGAAGGAAGAGGATTCCCCAGCAAAATCACCACAAGCTGTTAGCAACTGGAACTCGCCTAACCAGATGCCAGGCGTCTCTCCTGTTGGTACAACGGTCCCGGATGACTTTGCGCAGGCTATGCGAGGGCAACCAGTGCAGCACCCAAGTGCTTATGGTGTTAGCGCTTTGCAAAGTAACATGGGGTACAGTAGTTCGCCACATATGCAGATGCCGCAGCAAGCGCAGCTACCCCCGGCTCATCGTCGGCAGGTCTCGGAGATTTCGGGAGGTGATGATCTCAACAACCCGGCCAAGCGCCAACAAATGTACCCTCCCCAGATGCAACAGCCGATGGGTTCCATGCAGCCTCGTCCACGTTGA
- a CDS encoding Redoxin multi-domain protein: MFAARRLCLVRPTATRRLFHASAPAFVKVGDKLPDVDLVEGSPGNKVNLAKELTGKGLIIGVPAAFSPSCSESHVPGYINSPKLKDAGNVFVVSVNDPFVMKAWGKILDPSGSSGIRFLGDPSLSFTRALDLSFDGASIFGGDRSKRYALVIENGAVKAAHVEPDNTGLNVSAADKVLYK, translated from the exons ATGTTCGCTGCTCGCCGCCTTTGTCTGGTCCGCCCAACTGCGACCCGACGTTTGTTCCACGCCTCTGCTCCTGCCTTTGTTAAAGTAGGAGacaagctgcctgatgtCGACCTAGTCGAGGGCTCGCCTGGTAACAAAGTCAATCTCGCCAAGGAGTTGACCGGCAAAGGTTTAATCATCG GCGTCCCGGCCGCCTTTTCACCCTCTTGCTCGGAGAGCCATGTCCCCGGCTACATCAACTCACCTAAGCTCAAGGATGCCGGCAATGTCTTCGTCGTGTCGGTGAACGACCCCTTTGT CATGAAAGCTTGGGGCAAAATCCTCGATCCTTCGGGTTCCAGCGGC ATCCGCTTCCTGGGTGATCCCAGTCTCAGCTTCACAAGAGCCCTCGACCTCTCCTTTGACGGCGCCTCCATCTTTGGCGGCGACCGTTCAAAGCGATACGCCCTCGTCATTGAAAACGGTGCCGTAAAGGCAGCGCACGTCGAACCCGACAACACGGGCTTAAACG TCTCTGCTGCCGACAAGGTTCTGTACAAGTAG